From Punica granatum isolate Tunisia-2019 chromosome 1, ASM765513v2, whole genome shotgun sequence:
attgcagaTGGGGGAGGGAGGGGATAAGAAGGACAACAACGGCGTCGTTTCGTCCAGatctcatctttttttttaaacgaGAGGCTATAAACGACGTCGTACACGATGATGTGCAATGTTAATCGGGGTCATTTTTCTACTAGATGCCACATAAGCATCCATGTCATTTTCTCGTAACGGCACTAATGAAATTTTGGCGGTGGTACCAAAATGTTATAGATTATAGTCTTAAatgatcattttgtttcaaaaaatctttcaagtagtaatttgttaattttaaaatttttcaatgaccattttgatagttttttcatattaataatattggAAAGTGTGTCAGCAAATTAATATGGTGTGACTTATTTTAAAAGTGATAGAACCttctaatttcaaaaatattgtaattttATGAACATACATGAATGTatagaaaaaagtaaatgagaattttaattatatgatattatatgacaagtatgaaaaagtaaatgttcatgtgaaaaattaaaaataatgatgAAATAGTTTTCCTTAGGGGTGTAGGGGTCTGGTTaccccttttttttcacaGTACTCGAACCTTATCATGTAAGGAACAAGTTTCAAGATCTTGAACTGGATCCTATCCTGTTGAACCTACTCAAAACCTGAATTGTAATATAGGATCCGGATACTCTATTGGAACctataactttttcttttattttttttcaaacacAATAAATGAAACTAAAAAATACCTCATTCTTTTTGGTGTGAACCTTGGCATCCGGAAGCCCATCTGGGTTTCGACTAATACAATTGAGTCGAGTCAGCCAATTAAGGGGTAACATTCTCTCAGCAttaattttctacattcacaaaGACTCAAACCCGAGATATTGCTTAAGTAGAACAAACGTCAAACTGCTTGAACTAACCCGTGTTTCAGATCTCATTCACAATTATGCAAAACAGATAAATGTCGTCATAAATTAATCGGATCTCATCCATCGATAGAACTAAAGGATTATGCAGCTCTTTTTAGGATTATGTAGTAGACAAAGCAAATAAACAACTAAAAGATTAAGATTTTATACCGTTCACCGCAAGTATAAACTAACTCTCCACCTTTAGCTTCTCTAATCGCGCCATGTGTCCCATTTAACTCCTCATGCAAATAGTATTAGTCCTAtaatatgtttattttttaattgcaattttatgaCAATTGCCTTACTTACAAAGACTATTTTCCTAATTCAATATCCTACAAATATAAAGTCTATGTGTATCTTCTTCTCTTACAacattcatcttcttcttacGTTCATCGATTTCATgttcgaaaaaaaatataaatttcaagGATCGTGTCTATGAATGTTGAGTGgcttatgctgcgtttggtttgtaagtaacattttaaaatcagattttgattttgaaaaaaaagttgtataaatggttatgtatggggcctaccatttgactttgtataagtgattttgttttgttgtagaaaaaaaaagtgatataaattgggtccaccatttgactttgtatgagttattttgttttattgttggTAGAATTTagttaaagtgtgattttaaaatcacattgtgaaaccaaacaacattccttattttaattaagaCTCTAAAaacctaaaaccctaaaaccctaaaaaccCTAAAACTTTAAAACCCTATAAAtcctaaaatccaaaaaaccCTAATGAACATGAAATTGATGAGCGTAAAATGAAGATTAACGTTGTAAAAGATGAAGAGATACATAGACTTTGTTATGTTCATAGGATATTGTATGGGATGTTGTCCTATGAATTATGGTTGAACTAGGAAATTAATCTTTGTAAGTAAGGCAATTGTtataaaattgtaattaaaaaaaattaaaggactAAAATCGTTAGCATGGGGAGTCAGATGGGACACGTGGCGCGATTTGAGAAGCCAACGGTGGAGAGTTAGTTTACATCCGCGGTGGACGATATAAAAATCCAACAGATTATGTAGCTATTTagcaggaaaaaaaagggatgatGTAGCTCTTTTTAGTAGACAAAACAAATAAACTCTCTTTAAGATTATGTAACTACTGACATCGCACATAGAggattattataattttttttaaaaaaatataggttCCGAGTAATGGTTTCGTGGATATCCTATATGTTGGAATCGGAACAGAAATTTATTTTCACCGATTCCTTAAATTACTACCCGAACCCTACcctatttttaattgaaattatctagaccctaccctaacgggtaggttctAATATTCCAGGTATACCCGACACCGATGCACACCCCTAGTTTTTCtatgagattaaaaaaataaaagtgcaagactagagggaaaaaaataaaaatgcaacaaataaaatattgtagtaagttatagaaattaaaagcaAATTGTAACAAAGTAAACACTTAAAGGAAAGGTCTACGAGGTCACGTACGTGGATCCTTGAGGTTAAGATAGATCCATATTAAAGTTTagtaagaaaaaggaaatatattttttaagtattAAGGGATTAAAAAACTATTTAAatagttttaaaattatttttattttattttatttaatagagtaaaacaaagagttaaaagaagtaaattaaaaaacaaaacctaaaaaatggagaaagaaaagaataaaggAAATTATATACCTATATTTCTTTTGACCTTGTTACATAGGCTATTACAATCTTAAATTCTTCTACAGCAGTGCAGCTAGTGCTTATATTaagtataatatttatatatttatatcgtTCTTCTTGAATTACAATATTATAATGTTCTGGCTAAACACCCATATTGACTTATAAAATACCAAatgtaatttataaatatatatatatatatatttcggcACTattagttaatatatatatatatatatggatacttgagtttataaataaattaataaaattaactcATTTTGTActtaccaaaaaagaaattaactcattttattatatcatatatattatcttcTAAAATTGATTAGTTGAGATCTTACATGTTTATTAACtatgaattataatattatcttaaatatatagagagagaatgaTTTAATAactacaataataataattttttacttaaagaaaaaagaaacggTGGACGAAAGAATTGAGGGATCAATTAAAACCTGAAACATTATAATAGAGAAATATTTTAACACCTCAAATAACACTTTATCATTATTTCTTCATAAATTTATAGAGTCACGTGTTGTAtcattttgagaaaataaatgtGTATAAGTATCAAAATGATACCCCACTCTACTTTTATAGGATGTAACCTgttttagttaattaatatataagcAGTTAagacatattaatttttaaattttttcagaTGATGTAACgagaaatcaaaagaaaagacaaaaacgaaaaaaatttatgggtATActaaaacaagaagaaaagaatatgTCAGAATGTACAATGGTTTGTTATATTAAAGTTAGGCAAAGGCAGTTCACTGCAATTTCAATTCTTGCCGGTACAACTTTTCGTGTTAACCAGCCTTTCTCAGATCCTCAAACGCTAAGACTTTTTCTTAACCATTTAATTTAGAATTGTCTGCCACATTTAAAACCAAAGCCTGAATTTCGCATAGAACTTTAAAGGTGTAGATTCGTAATATCGCATAATCGGGGACTCGTATGTGGACAAGAGACAAGAAGCTTCCAGCGGATACTGCTTGATTCCGCTCATACGACTCATACAAACAAAAAACAACAATAACAATTGTCCCACGGTGTTTCATTCTACACGATCAAAGAAACAGTTCCACGAATAGTACAACTGTGAATAAATGCCAAACTAGCAAAAGAACCAAACACATCATACCCGGGGAAAATTTGCACGAGCTCTGATGTGTATCATTAGCCATATAAAGCACCTCATCCATCCAGCTCACGCGAATAACTTGTACAAGACATTAACTCCCCCCGACAGTGAAAGGTCACCATGTTTCAGGATGGACCTGAGCTAGTGTCACACACGAAGAGCACAGGTGATTCTTGACAACACAGGCGTAGAAAGATTCCTCTCGACTGGCTCAAACACAATGTTTGATGAATACTGATTCAATCACAATAAAGTGGGACCTATGATGATCATGGTTATGACCGACCCAACTGAAATGAATGGCAAGAATATACCCAAAGGCATTGGAGGGCAGCAGGATCGCCTACAGCATCTCTAGTAACTCAGGTTTGGTTTGTTTCTGCTCTTGATCGGGATTGACTCGCTTCTCTTCTGAATGATGGGTTTCAGTTGCTCCTGGATCTGTAGCAACAGACCTCTGCCCACCATCCTCGAACAGATCATCTAGATCTTCACTTGCATCATTCTTGTCTCCAACATTCAGGGAGATTTCCCCACCCTCATTTCTCTGACCTTCAGAAGCTTCACCCTCCCTAACATTATCAGTCGTTCTTACCGGTCTTTCTTGATCATCCTTTGCGGTATCTTCAGTGGCTTCTCTCAGGTTATTCCTAGGACTCACAGCTGTTACAAGGTTGGCACCTCGGACCAGTTCAGGTCGGGCCTCTACCCCAACACGCCTTAAGTGTAGCTGTCACTTAAACAGACATTAGTAAGAATTAAAggatttcaaaagaaattgaatacatatacatacatatatatatgtatatatgtgtgtgtgtgtgtgtgtatatatatatattatgcacCTGAAGATGGAGATTAACTTCATCTGGGCGAGAAAGGAATGGAAAGTCCCCTCCTGTTTTCAGATGGGCCCGTCTTGCTTCTGGATACCTTTCACTCAGCTGATCTTTAAGGGGTTGAGGAATTGCACAGTAGTCATTCGTCTTCATGGATAAGGATATAACAATGAGAATACAAAATAGGAGCAAGAACTAGAATTATAAAAACTCTAACATGCATGAGAAGCTTCTATATATGCTCAGTTGTTTCTCACAATCAGAACTGATTCGACTTTTACAATATGAGATATAATTCAGATGTTATCAGATCAGATCAAGGCAGAAAGATGAAGTACGTGAGAAAAAAGCGCCAAGTCTGAACTTTTATTTGCTTTTTAAGTACCTAAAGAAGATTCATGTAACATACATCCATAATAGTGATGAATGAATCTGATAGCAGAAGAGGTCCAATTGAAGCAGCATCAGCTGTCAAAGTTAATCTAGCGGCCAAGTCTTCCCTTGATAGTGTCTCAACCTGTAAAAACACGtgagaaaaattaatggaTTCTACTTTACGTTATATTATCTTCGCACTTCTATAGGCATGTGCAGcaaaatttgtaaaaaaaatttcatatttatgcTACTGAGAATCGCTTTCGAATTCTGTACCTGAGCTACAACAAAGTCGACAGAATCAGCAATAAATGGTTCGTGAGGGCCGTCACGAATTCCTGTCAACACGTACCGTTTCAGCAAAAAAGATGGGGTCCAACTAACACTGCATGGTCAACATCGCAAGCATGTCAATCAAGTTTTTCTTAAACAATGTAAAGACGTGGTGAATGAAGAGAATAAATGTAGATCACCAAAAGTTCCAAATATAACATAAACAGATAAACGGAATCATACATGGGAGCCCAAGGCATTGCTGCTGCAAAACTTTGTGTTTCCAGAAAAGTATTAGATAATATCAATGATCTGACCCGTCTTGGACGATGCTGAGCAAAAATTTGAGCCAGAAATCCCCCAAGAGATGTTCCATAAAGATGTATCTATCAAGCACCAATAGATTACACATAATGAAAAGGTAAACCATGATCATCTTGCTGATGAATTGTTGCTACAACATAAACTACAGCACCATGATAAGAGGCACCGTCTCAAAGATTagatccaaaaaaataatagagtGGTTCTATATACTAAATCATTATATAGAGGCACAAAATTCACCCATCAAATAAGCACCCACTCGGTAGCCATAATTAAGATAGCAATAAGAAAGATTCATGATTAACCGAATGTTTGAGAAGAATATTCCAATAGTTGATTAAGCACTTACATGATGAACATCGATAGCATCCAAAAATTTCTCAAAAGCTTGGATCCACTCGTGATGATTCCACACACGAGGAATGTCAACAGAGATCACCCGGTAACCCTAAAAAATTGCCATATATATGTCACGCCTTTTAGGAAAAGATGCTATGTGATGCCAAAGATCTAACTGCATGATATATTAGTGCTACTAATcgatgaaaataaaacatctCAAAGACACACAATTACCTTCATTGACAACGACATGACCTGTTTGTAATAGACATCTGCTGTTCCTGCAGTCCCAGGAAGACAAATAAGTGGTGGCACCGCTTTTGGACCAAAGTCGTAATATCTCCATTGTTTAGTCCCAATCTGCAAAAGCAACAACCATGTGAGAAGCAATCATAAAAATACTGCCAGCAATAGATCAATTGTTCTGCGTTAATTCAACATTATGAAGTTGAATCTAGATTGTTCTGGGTATCAACAAGGTGAACTTGCAAGATTTCATGGTATAGGTTCTTCGTTATCCTCAATAATATCCTCAATAACATTTCAGCAGGAAATGCTGCGGACTTAATACGAACATAATGAGGATATTCCATTCTAGTTTGGCGGTGGGCCGTAACTCGTGAAACAATAGGAGTCAGCGAGTAAGGAACTAGTGGTAATTCTCTATGTGCTCGGCAAGAGCCTTTTAACTTTGGATTAGAGAAGgactaatgaagatgaggaggATGACCAAATTTAAAGAACAATGTCTTTTTGACTTGACATATCAAAATGATATCTTCACGATTATTTTAAGCAACATTCCCTGAACATGGATCACAAAAACGATGAGCCCAGCCCACAGTGTGTACAAGAAGGCAACACAGCAGCAGCTGAAGAGACGGCAGAATCTAGCAATGAACTCGACTGAACCATCACGGAAAAAACCGATAGCACGGTGAAACATAGACACGGAGTATCAAAACAAGACCAGTAGTTCAATGGAACAAAAATACACAGAACAGAGTCTAAGCTTGAAGATGAATTCTCCCGAGCGCAGCACAAGAACCAACCAACCGTAAAGACTTAACTTCACACTGCAGAGTACAAGAATCAATCAATATCCGACACTCACAGAGCAGTAAAGAAAACAGAAACAAGAACATGAACTAGCTCCAGAGCATAACAAGTCGTGGTTGCGAAATCTACCAAAATCAGATtgccggaaaaaaaaaaaaaaaagcatttcTGTAAGACACGGTATCAACAATTTCGTAAATAACGACAGATCAATCAGAGCTGATAAACTCCCGCCAAATTAACAGAACGAAGCGATAATTGAACGAACCCTACTTCCTGATTGGCAATTGAAAACGGGAAATGCAAGGGGAAGATCGAGCAGAGCGGAAGGAGGTTggggagatgaagaagaagaaggagacgTACGGGGATCTTGTGAAGAGGGACCTGAGACTTGAAGTGGACATAATCTCCGGGCGCCGATGAGACGCCTTTCATCGCTCAATCCCGACAGAAACCGCCCATATATCACGACGACTCCTCCGCCATCTCCGATCTTCCGATCAATCAATCATATGGGGATTGGCTCCAACGCCACTTATGATTGTTTTGAATGATCGAACAGTCGACGGGACAGGATTCGGTGGATTCGCTTCGggcaaactttttttttttttaattttcttgaaattggGTTTTTCCAccttattttttaatggaaaatgaTGAATTAGGGGATGGTTGACGGGAAGACGGGACACAGACAGCACGTGGCCCCTGTGGCGGTGACAGTCAACTAACGGAGTTCTGTCTTCAACTGCTTGTCAGCGTTAACTTAAGATCTCCCGGCGTCGTCAATAATTTTTCCATCCTCCGTCTATCCCCAaaatgggaaaaagaaaatctttgaaataatttgaaaaaatacaGGTGCTGTAAATTACACCTAATATCTATcgacatatttatttatatggtTAATTTATATCGTTTTTCACTGCGTTAATTgataaaaatgatattactGTGAATATCATTTTTGCTCATcgagaattattttttttaaaattgtttaaaACCTTGTTTCCATTAGAATACAGTAGTACTGAGACAGCTCCGGGCCGAGAGATAAGCTTATTAAGTTGATTGAGTATTGTGAGCCGACTAGATTTGATATGCTGTGGGACTAGAAAGGTTATTGGTCCTGGGTTTAGGGCTGTTCATGGTGCGATTCGGTTCTGTTACTGGAGTACCAGTCCAAGCCGAATCATTTGACAGCTGAAAAATTGAACCAAACAGAACCGGTTAGTTTTGTTCGGTTAATCGGTTATCAAACAGCCAGGTTCGATCAATTCTCCGAACCGAACAGAAATGGCCAAATAGAAAAAAGCTgattttaattacttttttgtgaaatttttaACGACAAATTATACGTATTTGAAGAACCATCGCTGCAGTTTTGTTTGCTGCTCCTTACACTAAACAAAATCTGTTCATGGAATTCTCTCTTCGAGGTTCGAGTTCAAAGGACtcataaccaaaaaaaaaaaaaaaaaaaaaaagaggttcAAGTTCAAAGAAATCTCTAGTTGGAAGATTCGTTTCCTGATTATCTATACTCCAAAGTTTCCAATCTTAAGATTAGACTCCCCGAAAAGAGCCATAAAGAATTCAGCTCTGCAAACGTATGATTTAACATTGTCCATGGCACAAACAAATGGATATCAATTGGCCACACGACTGATACAAATGCAGTGCAATCACAAAGAGGTTCCAACACTAAAAATTAACTTaagcatcatcatcatattaagaaagaaaattacagGGGAGGAAATTAAGGGAACGAAACCAAAAAGGAACAAAGCGTGGatggagaggagagagaggaagcaGCACTGCTGAAGGACGGAGAAGATTGCTCGAACTACGAAGGGAGAAGTGGCAGATGCATATGCAAAGAGAGGGTTGATTCGGTTGAAGAGACTGCAGATGAACTTGTCTGGGTTGCAAGCAAAGCCGCATATGAACTTCAGCTAGGGCTGTAAGAAACCACAAATCGAACTTAGGGTTAGCAAATCGGACTCCACTTGGACTTCAATCGGACAATCTATAGTCGAGAGAGACTTGAGAGACTTACCAATCAGCTCTAATAGCTCATAAGATAAAATCCACCTCCTAAAACCACCAAAGACGGAGACTCAATACAGAGATAGAGCTGGCGAAGTCGAACTCAAGCTCGACGAGTACGTGTGTCCACGACCTTCGACGCGACGGTGCCGAAGACTCTTATTGGGGGCCACGTCGGGTTCGTCTGGTCTGAGTCCCTCTGTCCGTCAGTAGTCATGTGAGTCATGTCCGCTTCTCTGTGTATGTGTTCTCTGTTTTGTATGGAAAACGAAGACTAGACCAGACGAACCCGACGAATAGAAtaatagtttcttttctttttttcattttctttgatgGTTTGGTTTGTTTAACCACAATGAACCGGATGTAAATGGCTCGGCAACGAACCGAACCATTCAAGGCATGTCTAACCGAATTGAAAGAGAATCGGTTCTAATGGTTCGGTTCAAAAACAGTTCGACTCAGTGCAGTTGGGCAATTCGGTGCGGTTTTTTGGTTTTTGTGAACAGCCCTACCCGGCTGGCTTGATCGCAATACATTCAAGCTCACTCTCCTCTCCTCTAGTCAAAGAAGTAACTACTGCATCCTCGTCTCCTTCAAAAACCATCACGCAAGGCCGTTCGGTTGACTTAACCTTATCTACAAAGTTTGCAGCAAGCGCCTAGAGATTCCTCAGACTCGATTGAAACCCGAGCTTGTTTCAGGCAAATGGGGACACTATAGCCATCCCTGAATCTCAGCGAATGGTAAGAAACACAACTCAACATTCCTATTTTACTTTCGACAGAGTAATTTTGCTTGGACTATCGGTAGCTTCAAGAGTTTTGACAGGATGAACAATCCCGAGCGGAAGAACTGGCTATTGCAGATGCACTTCATGCTGAAGAGACCATCCCCGCAGAAGGAAACATGATGTTCGCTTTGTAGGAGGGAGTTTTGAGCGAGGGCTCCCTGCAATCTCGGGAGCTTCATATTGAAGTCTTCAGTAACTTGAGGCATGAATCCCATAAAAGACCTGCTAGTTATGATCTCTTACAATGAGCACGGGAAAACTAAGCTAACTCTCACACAGCCACATCATCTAGCAGCCTAAGGAAACAAATCGCGTCTTGGACAATCCTCCCCGACAAGCTGTCCATAGTCACAGTACAAGAACACCCAGAAGCTAACAAACTATAACACAGATGTCCATGTCAAAGCTAGCACAACCGCATAACCGTTCATCGCTTGAAGAAACAGAAAGGCGAAGGATTTGCAGGGCAAGAGCAATACAGCAAGAGGAGCAACGACATTGATATCAGAGCAAGAACTTGGAAAATTTTCCCAAATCACATCGAGAGGCTCTGCATAGGCTGAAAGACGTGAACTTGAAGTATTAACTCATGGACCGTCTAGTATCTAACTCACCATTCTCCCGTTGACACTATCGATGAACTTATAACAGTTTCAAACACCAGGGATAGTGAAAAATGAACTTTTACATGGAAAATTGAGAGTTCAATGCTCCTCGGATTCTGTTGATACCACTCGTTATTGCAAAGGATGCTGCTCTTGAATGGGAATGTATTGCAAGACATTGCCCTTCTTGTTCAAAGTAATTGTCTACAGGGACACAATTAATCACAGCAAATTTGACAAAGAACAATGAAGaatgataaatatatagacTTACTCGAACAAATACCTCTATAAAGAACAATTGCACCAGTAAACAAAAGAATAAGATCCATCACCAAGAGCTCCTCTTCTTCGAGCCCGAATAGTATTTCAGGTACCAGTGCACAAATTTCTTCAACCCCGTTTCCAAATCGGTTGTTGGCTTATACCCGAGCTCCCTCTGCGCCGAGCTTATGTTCGCATGAGTGAACATCACGTCCCCATTACTCGGCATCGGCATCAACTTCTTGTTCGCCTTGACCTTCAAGAGCTTCTCCAGTATGCTCACAAGCCTCGTTACGGGAACAGGGGAGGTGTTCCCGAGATTGAATACCCGAAGCTGTGCAGGCCCCCTCTTCTTCCCACCACTCCCTGTGCTCTTCTTCGCCGTGTCCAGAGCCCCCAGGCAGCCCTTCACGATATCATCAATGTAGGTGAAATCTCTTGCTACAGAGCGGTGATTCGGACCCTCAAAGATCTCGATCTGCTTCCCGCTCAATATATGCTTGGTGAAGAAGAAGTAAGCCATGTCAGGCCTACCCCACGGACCGTATACCGTAAAGAACCGTAGGCCAGTGATGGATAGCCCGTAGATGTGATTGTAAGTATGCGCAATCTCCTCGCCTGCCTTCTTCGTGGCGGCATAGAGGCTCGCGGGCCGATCAGTCCGGTCCTTCTCCGAGAAAGGGACCTTGGTGTTAAGCCCGTACACCGAGCTCGACGATGCCCAAACGATCGCAGGCTGCGGGTTTGCAGACTTGCACACCTCGAGCAAGTTCACGAAGCCAGCAATGTTGCTGTGGACGTAGGAACTTGGATTCTTCATCGCATACCGGACGCCCGCCTGGGCGGCGAGGTGCATTACATGGGTAAAGGGAACCACATCGAATAGCTTCTCGAGAAGCTCCCGGTCGTTAATGTCTCCCTCGATTACGAAGATTCCCGATTTATCGAGCTGGGATCTCCGGTCTCGCTTGAGCTTGGCGTCGTAGTAGTCGTTGAAGTTGTCGAGGCCAATTACCCCATCCCCGCGGCGTTTCAGAGCGAGGGACACGTGGGTGCCAACGAATCCGGCGGCACCGGTGACGAGGACAGTGAAGCGGCCGCCGGATCGGACCTTGGCGGAGGAACGAACCTGGCTCTCCCAGCCGGGGCCGCCCCAGAGGAAGCGGCGAGGgggggaggaagaggaggagggggagTAGGAGATgtagaagaagaggaggacgAGGGCCAGGAGGAGAGTGGAGAAGAGGGTGATGCGGTGGGGACGGAGGCGGTGGCTGTAGGGAGAGAACTTGTCCGGCTTGAGCTTCCCCGGCGTGGAGGGCAGGTTCAGTTGCGACATTGACGGAGATCCACGCCGGGAGGGGAGGAGGGACTGGGGCTAGAGCTAGGGTTAGGGCTTGGCCTGGAGAAATGGGTCAGATCTCCGgcgatgagagagagagagagagagagagagagagagagggagggagttGATAGCAGAGAGAGGGGGAGTAGATTTGAGTGGGAAaggacgaagaagaagaggaaggagaagacaGCCATTTTTCCTGTGGACTCTTTGGTTACTTGGAGAGCAGTTTGACTTTGACCTTTCGGATGAACCCGCGGATGAGATTGATTGATAGGTATTGTATTGGGggtgaaaattaaaagaaaagaaaacttcTACGCATCTAattaattactattttattaCTATACTCTAACTGAAGATCATATACACCCATGAGAATGAAAATCAAGTTTGTCAGTAAAAACATGGGAGGGTTCACAAAATCGAATCATAGAATAGAATCGTGAGTTTTTACCAATATATTGAACATAATTTCATACATATATTGATAATAACGGTATTTGGCTATTAATGATCAACATACATTCCTACTAATATCCTACAAAATGAGCAAACATTTCCTCCTAACGGTCCCTCTTAGCCAACTGtaaaacttaattaatttctctTACATTGGATTAAAAgaacaataaattaattcaattttttattctacTACAGACTGGGCTTCTACTTTTTTTATTGGATAAACTCGTATTTTTATAtgattatcaaatttttatagCGAATTGACTCGccgtaaaaaaaaatcgaaatgtAAGggtccgtttggtttcatgatgtgattttaaaatcatgattttgattttaactctatccactacacaacaaaaatacacgtttttcaagtcaaatttataatgtcatctcatttgtcttttttcacaatcaaaatcaaaatcaaaatcaaacttaatttaaCTCTGAAGCCAAACGCCtccaaaatctctattttttaCTAGTTACAATCGAACTTTGGACTGCAGTGCATGCATTAACGAGTTAAATTGTCAACATCAACTTCGTCCTATGTGCATATAGTAGCCATTTTCACACCGAGCATCTTTTTTCCGGTGAAATTTCCGATCATATGTAGAAAAAGCATATTTTTAGGGGGTGGAATCTCAAATCATTATGTAGAAAAAGTAAAGGTGTTTGGTGTGAGATAATCCAGGCAAATTACtgaaaatctgattttaaattcCCTTGGCCTATCAAATTACCATGTTTTGTAAAACTAAATTACTGATAATATAGATGTCTAAGATAATTCACCTTCCACCCAGCTAGTAATATACTTTCCCAATAGAGGTAACGATTTAAAATTACCAAGGAAAATGACATCATCCATCCAAACCAATATGGTAATATAACATAAccagtaattttaaaattggaaAGCCATTTCAATAGAAATCTAAATTACTAGTAATGTTAGATGTTAATGCATCAAATACCACCTTAGCATTCCATATGATCCCTGCCCCCTGGTGTTGCAGATAGATAATGCAATGACAG
This genomic window contains:
- the LOC116192253 gene encoding UDP-glucuronate 4-epimerase 3, with product MSQLNLPSTPGKLKPDKFSPYSHRLRPHRITLFSTLLLALVLLFFYISYSPSSSSSPPRRFLWGGPGWESQVRSSAKVRSGGRFTVLVTGAAGFVGTHVSLALKRRGDGVIGLDNFNDYYDAKLKRDRRSQLDKSGIFVIEGDINDRELLEKLFDVVPFTHVMHLAAQAGVRYAMKNPSSYVHSNIAGFVNLLEVCKSANPQPAIVWASSSSVYGLNTKVPFSEKDRTDRPASLYAATKKAGEEIAHTYNHIYGLSITGLRFFTVYGPWGRPDMAYFFFTKHILSGKQIEIFEGPNHRSVARDFTYIDDIVKGCLGALDTAKKSTGSGGKKRGPAQLRVFNLGNTSPVPVTRLVSILEKLLKVKANKKLMPMPSNGDVMFTHANISSAQRELGYKPTTDLETGLKKFVHWYLKYYSGSKKRSSW
- the LOC116192252 gene encoding maspardin — translated: MKGVSSAPGDYVHFKSQVPLHKIPIGTKQWRYYDFGPKAVPPLICLPGTAGTADVYYKQVMSLSMKGYRVISVDIPRVWNHHEWIQAFEKFLDAIDVHHIHLYGTSLGGFLAQIFAQHRPRRVRSLILSNTFLETQSFAAAMPWAPIVSWTPSFLLKRYVLTGIRDGPHEPFIADSVDFVVAQVETLSREDLAARLTLTADAASIGPLLLSDSFITIMDTNDYCAIPQPLKDQLSERYPEARRAHLKTGGDFPFLSRPDEVNLHLQLHLRRVGVEARPELVRGANLVTAVSPRNNLREATEDTAKDDQERPVRTTDNVREGEASEGQRNEGGEISLNVGDKNDASEDLDDLFEDGGQRSVATDPGATETHHSEEKRVNPDQEQKQTKPELLEML